From Streptomyces qinzhouensis, one genomic window encodes:
- a CDS encoding zinc-binding dehydrogenase → MRALIVDRSAPGQLRIADVPDPVPAPHQALVRITAISPNPAEFRYILPGVPDGAVIGWDAAGVVERAAADGSGPAAGTPVTTLGLSEGWAELRAVDTALIGTVPEGADPGEMSTLPVSAGTALRALRKLGPLLGRRVLITGASGAVGRFAVQLAARGGAYVVAVARKPELAAELRALGADEVVTGPGGVTGPVDGVLDQVGGPDLAAYFGLLGEGGTLVLTGAASGGSTVFEPGALLADPARRDRAIVTFFEMSGDGIDRDLSWLAAEVAGGRLRPHIAVRGDWADATATLDAVRESRLAGKAVLDLG, encoded by the coding sequence ATGCGTGCCCTGATCGTCGACCGCTCCGCCCCCGGGCAGCTGCGCATCGCCGACGTCCCCGACCCCGTCCCCGCTCCGCACCAGGCGCTCGTACGGATCACGGCGATCTCGCCCAACCCGGCCGAGTTCCGTTACATCCTCCCGGGCGTTCCGGACGGCGCGGTGATCGGCTGGGACGCCGCGGGCGTGGTCGAGCGGGCCGCCGCCGACGGCTCGGGCCCGGCGGCCGGCACCCCCGTGACCACCCTCGGCCTCAGCGAGGGCTGGGCGGAGCTGCGAGCCGTCGATACGGCACTGATCGGCACCGTCCCCGAGGGCGCCGACCCCGGCGAGATGAGCACCCTGCCCGTTTCGGCCGGGACCGCGCTGCGCGCCCTGCGCAAGCTGGGCCCGCTGCTGGGCCGCCGGGTCCTGATCACCGGGGCCTCGGGCGCGGTCGGCCGGTTCGCCGTCCAGCTCGCCGCCCGGGGCGGCGCGTATGTCGTCGCCGTGGCCCGGAAGCCGGAGCTCGCCGCTGAACTGCGCGCCCTCGGCGCCGACGAGGTCGTCACCGGCCCCGGCGGGGTCACCGGGCCGGTCGACGGAGTCCTCGACCAGGTCGGCGGGCCCGATCTCGCCGCGTACTTCGGTCTGCTGGGCGAGGGCGGCACGCTCGTACTGACCGGCGCGGCCTCCGGCGGATCCACGGTCTTCGAGCCGGGCGCCCTGCTCGCCGACCCGGCCCGCCGGGACCGGGCGATCGTCACCTTCTTCGAGATGTCCGGCGACGGCATCGACCGGGATCTGAGCTGGCTGGCCGCCGAGGTCGCCGGGGGCAGGCTCCGTCCGCATATCGCCGTGCGCGGCGACTGGGCCGACGCGACCGCGACCCTCGACGCCGTACGCGAGAGCCGGCTCGCCGGAAAGGCCGTACTGGACCTGGGCTGA
- a CDS encoding LLM class flavin-dependent oxidoreductase — protein sequence MNTPRVPLSVLDLAPIRNDRPAADALANTVALARATEAYGYRRFWISEHHNTPAMASSATAIIIGQVAAATERIMVGAGGIMLPNHAPYVVAEQFGTLAAYHPGRIDLGLGRAPGTDPWTTRALRREHRSGADFPELVNELRGYLAPGSAERKVRAIPGEGSGVPVFVLGSSTFGAALAAREGLPFVFASHFAPDQLGTALELYRAGFRPSATLAKPYAIVAANAVVADTETEAVRIFSSLQQKFLTHFRGGMEFRPPVDDIDALWSPQEAQMVNGMLAESYVGTPDTVRRGLEGLVDRTGADELMILGEAWDFEARLRSYELLAQAWSL from the coding sequence ATGAACACCCCTCGTGTCCCGCTCTCCGTCCTCGACCTCGCCCCGATCCGCAACGACCGGCCGGCCGCCGACGCCCTGGCGAACACCGTCGCGCTGGCCCGCGCCACCGAGGCGTACGGCTACCGCCGCTTCTGGATCTCCGAGCACCACAACACCCCGGCGATGGCCAGCTCCGCGACCGCGATCATCATCGGGCAGGTCGCCGCCGCCACCGAGCGGATCATGGTCGGCGCGGGCGGCATCATGCTGCCCAACCACGCCCCCTATGTGGTCGCCGAGCAGTTCGGCACCCTCGCCGCCTACCACCCCGGCCGGATCGACCTCGGCCTGGGCCGCGCACCCGGCACCGACCCGTGGACCACCCGCGCCCTGCGGCGCGAGCACCGGAGCGGCGCCGACTTCCCCGAGCTGGTCAACGAACTCCGCGGCTACCTCGCGCCCGGCAGCGCCGAGCGCAAGGTCCGCGCGATCCCGGGCGAGGGCTCCGGCGTCCCGGTCTTCGTCCTCGGCTCCAGCACCTTCGGCGCGGCCCTCGCCGCCCGCGAGGGGCTGCCCTTCGTCTTCGCCTCGCACTTCGCGCCGGACCAGCTCGGCACCGCGCTGGAGCTGTACCGCGCCGGATTCCGCCCGTCGGCGACCCTGGCGAAGCCGTACGCGATCGTCGCGGCCAACGCGGTCGTCGCCGATACGGAGACCGAGGCGGTACGGATCTTCAGCTCGCTCCAGCAGAAGTTCCTGACCCACTTCCGCGGCGGCATGGAGTTCCGGCCGCCGGTGGACGACATCGACGCGCTCTGGTCGCCGCAGGAGGCGCAGATGGTCAACGGCATGCTCGCCGAGTCCTATGTGGGTACCCCGGACACCGTCCGCCGCGGCCTCGAAGGACTCGTCGACCGTACCGGCGCCGACGAGCTGATGATCCTCGGCGAGGCCTGGGACTTCGAGGCCCGGCTGCGCTCGTACGAACTGCTCGCCCAGGCCTGGAGCCTCTGA
- a CDS encoding alkene reductase produces MNAPAALFESVRLGDLTLPNRMVMAPMSRARADADGTPSALMADYYAQRATAGLIVAEGTHPVAAGAIGPGAPGLFTDAHQDGWSRIADGVHAAGGRVFLQLMHAGRLAHPDFLPGGARPVAPSAVAADTLVHTSAGRVPAVTPDALTDTALRELIGGFVHSACRAVAAGLDGVEIHAANGYLLHQFLAENANLRTDRWGGDTEGRIRLTVDIARAVAGTVGPHRVGVRISPSNPFGDLAESDPYTTYTELIRALAPLRLAYLHHGETGTELDAAVRELWPAALVVTPLPADRDKPEAAAHSLDRGADLVSFGRDFLANPDLVTRCRIGAPLNEARPTGFYGGGATGYTDYPALAPAPFNPCTQC; encoded by the coding sequence GTGAACGCGCCCGCCGCCCTCTTCGAGTCCGTCCGGCTCGGTGACCTCACCCTGCCCAACCGTATGGTCATGGCCCCGATGAGCCGGGCCCGCGCGGACGCCGACGGCACCCCGAGCGCGCTGATGGCCGACTACTACGCCCAGCGCGCCACGGCCGGGCTGATCGTCGCCGAGGGCACCCACCCGGTCGCCGCCGGGGCCATCGGCCCCGGCGCGCCCGGTCTGTTCACCGACGCCCACCAGGACGGCTGGTCCCGGATCGCGGACGGGGTGCACGCGGCGGGTGGGCGCGTCTTCCTTCAGCTCATGCACGCGGGCAGGCTGGCGCACCCCGACTTCCTGCCCGGGGGCGCCCGTCCGGTCGCCCCCTCGGCGGTGGCCGCCGACACCCTCGTCCACACCTCCGCCGGGCGGGTGCCCGCCGTGACCCCGGACGCGCTCACCGACACCGCTCTGCGCGAGCTGATCGGCGGATTCGTCCACTCCGCCTGCCGGGCCGTGGCCGCCGGGCTCGACGGAGTCGAGATCCACGCCGCCAACGGCTATCTGCTCCACCAGTTCCTCGCGGAGAACGCCAATCTCCGCACCGACCGCTGGGGCGGCGACACCGAGGGCCGGATCCGGCTCACCGTCGATATCGCCCGCGCCGTCGCCGGGACCGTCGGCCCGCACCGGGTCGGGGTGCGGATCTCACCGTCCAACCCCTTCGGCGACCTGGCGGAGAGCGACCCGTACACCACTTATACGGAGCTGATCCGCGCGCTCGCCCCGCTCCGGCTCGCCTATCTGCACCACGGCGAGACCGGTACGGAACTGGACGCGGCGGTACGGGAGCTGTGGCCCGCGGCGCTGGTGGTCACCCCCCTCCCGGCCGACCGGGACAAGCCGGAGGCCGCCGCCCACTCCCTGGACCGCGGCGCCGACCTGGTCTCCTTCGGCCGGGACTTCCTGGCCAACCCCGACCTGGTCACCCGCTGCCGCATCGGCGCCCCCCTCAACGAGGCGCGCCCGACCGGCTTCTACGGCGGCGGCGCGACGGGCTACACGGACTACCCGGCCCTGGCCCCGGCCCCCTTCAACCCGTGCACCCAGTGCTGA
- a CDS encoding DUF6531 domain-containing protein — MGYTIPEGVDTMLDIVGVGWPNVDEDAYRDMADSLREFAEDADDDAHTAHGHIQRLLSMGQSESLTALAAHWKKVLGKNKDLAGAARLIAGALDRVADIIVARKIAAVAELADLCATVGITLAFAPVTAGLSTLIAGGKIVATRIAFKKILKEMAEAAVAEITALLTQPAVAALESIVTDLAIQTAMNVTGRQDGVNVDQAVKAGLQLNSAGAGPGPGGVLGIDHDAHTSTGGKLANVQVSMNTRAAGKIGKAKGHHGRAKGKDSLTAVLDSTIEGVVEKLVKGHNHIGKHVGKDLPDAIGLSSKTHKATDQDIDDRIKAVKGGDRHAEGGLDGRNGSAGSVRRPEDETSAARKPADIPNPDSSKLSLQARALAARETCGDPIDMATGQMVLAQTDVDLPGILPLVLRRTHLTGYTHGISFGPSWAATLDERLERDTRTGGVWWRREDGSSLYYPRTPDIVGDRVDPMAGERLPLTYLSRGGSYVLVVQDLHTGLTRHFEPAEATIDTWWLARAEDRNQNHLTIERGDDDTPSEIVHSGGYHLSITTSGQGRHITALHTVTEAGPLRLRGYAYDENGDLTEVRNAVDAPTRFTYDAAHHITGWRDSNDTAFGYVYDAQGRVTATHGTDGILNSRIAYAGPHGDGTTTVTYTDSLGHTTAYHANPYGQIITITNPLGATTTQSWDLNDHLLARTDPLGRTTRWEWDDAGDLVSVTPADGTGSRIVYNDLHLPVRITDPQGATQLQTFDERGNCTSRTAPDGTVYRFTHHSNGSVATVVNPLGDALRVSTDSAGLSLALEDARGTRTAYQRDAFGRTVAVTDPLGATTTLVWDAEGHLLRRDSPDGTTESWTYDGEGSCTGRIDPLGGNTRLSHGPFDLLAAQITPDGAEHRFRYDTEQRLTEITDPLGLTWSYTYDPVGRLAAESDFDGRTTRYSYDAAGQPLTRTNAAGETIAYTYNAVGRLSAKDVAGERTEYAYDDAGRLTEAVSASSRLTRTYDASGRLTVETVDGRTTRYRYDTLGRRTFRSTPTGATTRTLWDELGNRAGLRVDDDHLLAFGHDVLGREIRRTLGDHFTLDSGWDPLGRLTSQTLSTDHGTLHQRQFDYRSDGHPVSVTDGATGHSVHYGLDPLGRPLTVTDRHTSENYAYDAAGNQTHAARAGAPSDVDATGSRVFDGTQLLTAGRVAYRYDAAGRLVERRKKRLSRSADVRRYTWDAEDRLTTCTTPSGVTWHYAYDALGRRTAKYRLAEDGSTRLDETRFSWDGTRLAEEEQPGGAVLTWEYEGHHPLAQYERRSLEQDRIDSRFFAIVTNLAGAPAELLDEHGDLAWHTRSTVWGTTAYNSDATAYTPLRQPGQYADAETGLHYNYFRHYDPETARYISPDPLGLVPAPNPLAYVTNPQSSSDPLGLTPCVHLYHATNRAGERSIRTNGIDPAFAPRPMDFGNGFYTTRSRQQAEDWARIRFGDDGVVLHFQVPGHEFEALNRRDFAEGDPELSAFVRRFRAGDGTEVPAYDVVEGPMLRNVKAFMSKGADPRWSGDQVVFFGDTGPLLNRSLQ, encoded by the coding sequence ATGGGATACACCATTCCTGAGGGTGTCGACACGATGCTGGACATCGTGGGCGTGGGGTGGCCGAATGTCGACGAGGATGCGTATCGCGACATGGCGGATTCGCTGCGGGAGTTCGCGGAGGACGCCGATGACGACGCTCACACGGCGCACGGACACATCCAGCGGCTTCTGTCCATGGGGCAGAGCGAGTCGCTGACGGCACTGGCCGCACACTGGAAGAAGGTCCTGGGAAAGAACAAGGATCTGGCGGGCGCGGCGCGCCTCATCGCGGGTGCGTTGGACCGGGTGGCGGACATCATCGTCGCCCGGAAGATCGCCGCAGTCGCGGAACTCGCCGACCTGTGCGCGACGGTGGGAATCACACTCGCGTTCGCACCGGTTACGGCCGGACTTTCGACACTGATCGCCGGCGGGAAGATCGTGGCCACCCGCATCGCGTTCAAGAAGATCCTCAAAGAGATGGCGGAGGCGGCGGTCGCGGAGATCACCGCTCTCCTCACCCAGCCCGCGGTGGCGGCGTTGGAGAGCATCGTGACGGATCTGGCGATCCAGACCGCGATGAACGTGACCGGCCGGCAGGACGGTGTCAACGTCGACCAGGCGGTCAAGGCCGGCCTCCAGCTGAACTCGGCCGGTGCCGGCCCCGGTCCGGGCGGGGTTCTGGGCATCGACCACGACGCGCACACCAGTACCGGTGGGAAACTCGCGAACGTACAGGTGTCGATGAACACCCGCGCCGCGGGCAAGATCGGCAAGGCCAAGGGCCACCACGGCCGGGCGAAGGGGAAGGACTCCCTCACCGCGGTTCTGGACTCCACCATCGAAGGCGTGGTCGAGAAGCTGGTCAAGGGCCACAACCACATCGGCAAGCACGTCGGGAAGGATCTACCCGACGCCATCGGCCTCAGTTCCAAGACCCATAAAGCCACCGACCAGGACATTGACGACCGCATCAAAGCGGTCAAGGGCGGCGACCGCCACGCCGAGGGCGGGCTCGACGGGCGGAACGGCAGCGCCGGATCCGTCCGCAGGCCGGAGGATGAAACCAGCGCTGCCCGCAAGCCCGCGGATATCCCGAACCCGGACTCGTCGAAGCTGTCCCTGCAGGCCCGTGCGCTGGCCGCCAGGGAGACCTGCGGCGACCCGATCGACATGGCCACCGGCCAGATGGTGCTGGCCCAGACCGATGTGGACCTGCCCGGCATCCTGCCGCTCGTCCTGCGCCGCACCCACCTGACCGGCTACACGCACGGCATCAGTTTCGGCCCGTCCTGGGCCGCCACCCTCGACGAGCGCCTCGAACGGGACACCCGGACAGGCGGCGTGTGGTGGCGCCGCGAGGACGGCTCCAGCCTCTACTACCCCCGCACCCCGGACATCGTCGGCGACCGTGTCGATCCGATGGCAGGCGAACGCCTGCCACTGACCTATCTGTCCCGGGGCGGCTCCTATGTGCTCGTGGTGCAGGACCTGCACACCGGCCTGACCCGCCATTTCGAGCCCGCCGAGGCCACCATCGACACATGGTGGCTGGCCCGGGCCGAGGACCGGAACCAGAACCACCTCACCATCGAACGCGGCGACGACGACACACCGTCGGAGATCGTCCACTCCGGCGGCTACCACCTCTCGATCACCACGTCCGGGCAGGGCCGGCACATCACAGCACTGCACACGGTCACGGAGGCCGGCCCACTCCGGCTGCGCGGCTACGCATACGACGAGAACGGCGATCTGACCGAGGTACGCAATGCCGTCGACGCGCCGACCCGCTTCACGTACGACGCCGCGCACCACATCACCGGCTGGCGCGACAGCAACGACACCGCATTCGGATACGTCTACGACGCCCAGGGCCGGGTCACCGCCACCCATGGGACCGACGGCATTCTCAACTCCCGTATCGCTTACGCGGGTCCGCACGGCGACGGCACCACCACCGTCACCTACACCGACTCCCTCGGTCACACCACGGCTTACCACGCCAACCCGTACGGCCAGATCATCACGATCACCAACCCTCTCGGCGCGACGACCACCCAGTCCTGGGACCTCAACGACCATCTGCTGGCCCGCACCGACCCCCTGGGCCGCACGACCCGCTGGGAGTGGGACGACGCCGGTGACCTCGTCTCCGTCACGCCCGCGGACGGTACGGGCAGCCGCATTGTCTACAACGACCTGCATCTTCCCGTCCGCATCACGGACCCACAGGGCGCCACGCAACTGCAGACCTTCGACGAGCGCGGCAACTGCACCAGCCGCACCGCCCCCGACGGCACCGTCTACCGCTTCACCCACCACTCCAACGGTTCTGTCGCCACCGTCGTCAACCCGCTCGGCGACGCTCTCCGTGTGAGCACTGACTCGGCGGGACTGTCTCTCGCCCTGGAAGACGCTCGCGGCACCCGCACCGCATACCAGCGGGACGCCTTCGGGCGTACCGTCGCCGTCACCGATCCGCTCGGCGCCACGACCACGCTGGTATGGGACGCCGAAGGCCATCTTCTGCGCCGCGATTCCCCCGACGGCACGACCGAGTCCTGGACGTACGACGGTGAGGGCAGTTGTACCGGCCGTATCGACCCACTCGGCGGCAACACCCGGCTGAGCCACGGCCCCTTCGACCTCCTGGCCGCGCAGATCACCCCGGACGGCGCCGAGCACCGGTTCCGGTACGACACCGAGCAGCGCCTGACGGAGATCACCGACCCTCTTGGGCTGACCTGGAGTTACACCTATGATCCGGTCGGCCGACTGGCCGCGGAGAGTGACTTCGACGGCCGTACGACCCGGTACTCCTACGACGCCGCCGGGCAGCCGCTCACCCGTACCAACGCCGCCGGCGAGACCATTGCGTACACCTACAACGCGGTCGGCCGCCTCAGCGCCAAGGACGTCGCCGGGGAACGCACCGAGTACGCCTACGACGACGCCGGTCGGCTGACCGAAGCCGTGTCCGCCTCATCCCGGCTCACCCGGACCTACGACGCCTCGGGCCGCCTGACAGTCGAGACGGTCGACGGCCGCACCACGCGCTACCGCTACGACACCCTCGGCCGCCGGACCTTCCGCTCCACCCCCACCGGCGCCACCACCCGAACCCTCTGGGACGAGCTCGGCAACCGCGCCGGACTGCGCGTGGACGACGACCATCTACTGGCCTTCGGTCACGACGTGCTGGGCCGGGAGATCCGCCGCACGCTCGGCGATCACTTCACGCTCGATTCGGGGTGGGACCCGCTCGGCCGTCTGACCAGCCAGACCCTCAGTACCGATCACGGCACTCTTCACCAAAGGCAGTTCGACTACCGGTCCGACGGACATCCCGTCTCCGTCACCGACGGTGCCACCGGTCACTCCGTCCACTACGGCCTGGACCCGCTCGGCCGTCCGCTGACCGTCACCGACCGCCATACGTCGGAGAACTACGCGTACGACGCGGCCGGCAACCAGACCCACGCGGCCCGAGCCGGAGCGCCCTCGGACGTCGACGCGACAGGATCCCGCGTCTTCGACGGCACTCAGCTGCTGACGGCGGGACGCGTCGCCTATCGCTACGACGCGGCCGGCCGGCTCGTCGAGCGCCGCAAGAAGCGCCTCTCCCGCTCCGCGGATGTCCGGCGCTACACCTGGGATGCCGAGGACCGCCTCACCACCTGTACCACGCCCTCCGGCGTGACCTGGCACTACGCCTACGACGCCCTCGGCCGGCGCACCGCCAAGTACCGCCTCGCCGAGGATGGTTCCACCCGGCTCGACGAGACGCGTTTCAGCTGGGACGGCACGCGTCTCGCCGAGGAAGAGCAGCCCGGCGGCGCCGTCCTCACGTGGGAGTACGAGGGTCACCACCCCCTCGCCCAATACGAACGCCGGTCCCTGGAGCAGGACCGAATCGACTCCCGGTTCTTCGCCATCGTGACAAACCTCGCGGGCGCACCGGCCGAACTCCTCGATGAGCACGGCGACCTCGCCTGGCACACCCGCAGCACCGTCTGGGGCACCACCGCCTACAACTCGGATGCCACCGCCTACACGCCACTTCGCCAGCCCGGCCAGTACGCCGACGCCGAAACCGGCCTCCACTACAACTACTTTCGCCATTACGACCCCGAGACCGCCCGGTACATCAGCCCCGACCCCCTCGGCCTCGTCCCGGCCCCGAATCCCCTCGCCTACGTCACCAATCCACAGAGCTCCTCCGACCCGCTCGGCCTGACGCCGTGTGTGCACCTGTACCACGCCACGAACAGAGCCGGCGAGCGAAGCATCCGGACCAACGGGATCGACCCCGCTTTCGCGCCCCGACCGATGGATTTCGGCAATGGCTTCTACACGACGCGCAGTCGGCAACAGGCGGAGGACTGGGCTCGGATCCGGTTCGGCGACGACGGCGTGGTCCTGCACTTCCAGGTACCGGGGCATGAGTTCGAGGCACTGAATCGCAGGGATTTCGCCGAGGGCGATCCCGAACTATCTGCATTCGTACGCCGCTTCCGCGCCGGTGATGGCACGGAAGTCCCCGCGTACGATGTCGTCGAAGGACCCATGCTCAGGAATGTGAAGGCCTTTATGAGCAAGGGGGCGGACCCTCGATGGAGCGGAGATCAGGTCGTCTTCTTCGGCGATACCGGTCCCCTGCTCAACCGGTCACTTCAGTGA
- a CDS encoding S8 family peptidase — protein MFFTKRQSRGAAAVTATLTAATLVAGLTSTNAFAATGGAGKSGAGAGQSAAGLRWVTLITGDRVGVDAGGRAVAVERGEGRAKIPVRSWTEKGRTYVVPVDAEKLIARGTLDRRLFDVTTLSTPESRRAYRKGLKVIVAYGGASGPAARAGVRADATVQRSLPSLNADAVTVPERDAGALWEALTRTANGQKAEKGALAARTAPGIARVWLDAVRTASLDKSVAQIGAPKAWQSGYDGTGVTIAVLDSGVDETHAELKGQIKGEANFSDSPDTEDRNGHGTHVASTAAGTGAGAGGRFKGVAPGAKLLNGKVLDDYGNGTDSGVLAGIDWAVAQGADVINMSLGGGDTPELDLLEAHVNKVSKEKGVLFAIAAGNEGPGSGTISSPGSADAALTVGAVDDADKMADFSSVGPRTGDGGAKPDLTGPGVDITAASAPGSDLAQRFGEDPAGYLTISGTSMATPHAAGAAALLKQRNPGWSGERIKSVLTGSAKDGGHGVFQQGTGRLAVDRALEQTVVADETSISFGHHRWPHTDDTPVTKEITYRNLGSQDITLDLAVRGLDPKGQPAAAGFFTLGATRVIVPAGGTAAVPMTADTTVGGSNNGAYTATVTATGGGQTVRTTAAVDREVESYDLTLNYTGADGKPSKDFVSFAAQLAGVAEGKLFDGSGKPTVTYRLPKGDYVLNSMRFTQTGAGTAIDRLVHPKLALAKDTTVEVDARLAKPVRMSVPDARAVQTAARASYTIDNGRHFIGSTEMVGSFDLYRVGRLGPKQPTGVTIDESFNAQWERGAVQYNGAAGGRVKELASGHTTKFKTTDFAKITATAGASVKGKKGLSTLVNGLDGWSFDSETAPHALPGTRTHYAATAGRTNRWSVEVEQLDAQGFDEAWYVSPERHYRPGTAHSVTLGTAVHSPLMHQYAGVFRRDDALWAEVPLFSDSRGNTGVSEFTSAKTTLYRGTTKIGEIADALQGEDGFHIGPEDAQYTLTTSVRRDPAVSSVGTRIDGSWTFRSGQTPSGELVRTPLSTVRFGAPVALDGTVPAGRKVTFPVTVQGPAAGKGLKALAVSVSYDGGRTWQRTPVTKGGVTIKNPAKGKTLALRGQVADTKGGKASVTVYDAYRGK, from the coding sequence TTGTTCTTCACCAAACGTCAGAGCCGTGGGGCGGCGGCCGTCACCGCCACGCTGACGGCGGCGACCCTCGTCGCCGGGCTGACCAGTACCAACGCCTTCGCGGCCACCGGCGGGGCCGGTAAGTCCGGGGCGGGGGCCGGGCAGTCGGCCGCCGGGCTCCGCTGGGTCACGCTGATCACGGGGGACCGGGTCGGGGTGGACGCCGGGGGGCGGGCCGTCGCCGTGGAGCGGGGCGAGGGGCGGGCGAAGATACCCGTCAGGAGCTGGACCGAAAAGGGCCGTACCTATGTCGTTCCGGTCGATGCCGAGAAGCTGATCGCGCGGGGGACGCTGGACCGGCGGCTCTTCGATGTGACCACGCTCAGCACACCCGAGAGCCGGCGGGCGTACCGCAAGGGTCTGAAGGTCATCGTCGCGTACGGGGGTGCTTCGGGTCCGGCCGCCCGCGCGGGGGTACGGGCGGATGCCACGGTGCAGCGGTCGCTGCCGTCGCTCAACGCGGACGCGGTGACCGTGCCGGAGCGGGACGCGGGGGCGCTGTGGGAGGCCCTCACCCGTACCGCGAACGGGCAGAAGGCGGAGAAGGGCGCCCTGGCGGCGCGGACCGCGCCGGGGATCGCCCGGGTCTGGCTGGACGCCGTGCGCACCGCGAGCCTGGACAAGAGCGTGGCGCAGATCGGTGCCCCGAAGGCCTGGCAGTCCGGATACGACGGTACGGGCGTCACCATCGCCGTCCTGGACTCCGGTGTGGACGAGACCCACGCCGAGCTGAAGGGGCAGATCAAGGGGGAGGCCAACTTCTCCGACTCGCCGGACACCGAGGACCGCAACGGGCACGGCACGCATGTCGCGTCCACCGCGGCCGGTACCGGGGCCGGGGCGGGCGGCAGGTTCAAGGGCGTCGCCCCCGGGGCCAAGCTGCTCAACGGCAAGGTCCTCGACGACTACGGCAACGGCACCGACTCCGGAGTCCTCGCGGGCATCGACTGGGCGGTGGCCCAGGGCGCGGACGTCATCAATATGAGCCTCGGCGGCGGGGACACCCCCGAGCTGGACCTGCTGGAGGCCCATGTCAACAAGGTGTCGAAGGAGAAGGGGGTTCTCTTCGCCATCGCCGCCGGGAACGAGGGGCCGGGCTCCGGCACCATCAGCTCCCCGGGCAGCGCGGACGCCGCCCTGACCGTCGGCGCGGTCGACGACGCCGACAAGATGGCCGACTTCTCCAGCGTCGGGCCGCGGACCGGCGACGGCGGGGCCAAGCCGGACCTCACCGGTCCCGGTGTCGACATCACCGCAGCGTCCGCCCCCGGCAGCGATCTCGCCCAGCGGTTCGGCGAGGACCCGGCCGGTTACCTCACCATCTCCGGCACCTCCATGGCCACCCCGCACGCCGCGGGCGCCGCCGCCCTGCTCAAGCAGCGCAACCCCGGCTGGTCGGGCGAGCGCATCAAGTCCGTGCTCACCGGTTCCGCGAAGGACGGCGGCCACGGGGTCTTCCAGCAGGGCACCGGCCGGCTCGCCGTCGACCGGGCCCTGGAGCAGACCGTCGTCGCCGACGAGACCAGCATCTCCTTCGGGCACCACCGGTGGCCGCACACCGATGACACACCCGTCACCAAGGAGATCACCTACCGCAACCTCGGCAGCCAGGACATCACCCTGGATCTGGCGGTCCGCGGTCTCGACCCGAAGGGGCAGCCCGCCGCGGCCGGGTTCTTCACCCTCGGCGCGACCCGGGTCATCGTGCCCGCCGGTGGTACGGCCGCCGTGCCGATGACGGCCGACACCACGGTCGGCGGCAGCAACAACGGCGCTTACACGGCCACCGTCACCGCGACCGGCGGCGGCCAGACCGTGCGGACCACCGCCGCCGTGGACCGTGAGGTCGAATCGTACGATCTGACCCTCAACTACACGGGTGCAGACGGCAAGCCCAGCAAGGACTTCGTCAGTTTCGCGGCCCAGCTGGCCGGGGTCGCCGAGGGCAAGCTCTTCGACGGCAGCGGCAAGCCCACCGTGACCTACCGGCTGCCGAAGGGCGACTACGTCCTCAACTCCATGCGGTTCACCCAGACCGGGGCGGGCACCGCGATCGACCGGCTGGTCCACCCCAAGCTGGCGCTGGCCAAGGACACCACCGTCGAGGTCGACGCCCGTCTCGCCAAGCCCGTCCGGATGAGCGTCCCGGACGCCCGGGCCGTGCAGACCGCCGCCCGTGCCTCGTACACGATCGACAACGGCCGTCATTTCATCGGCTCCACCGAGATGGTCGGCTCCTTCGACCTGTACCGGGTCGGGCGGCTCGGCCCGAAGCAGCCCACCGGCGTCACGATCGACGAATCCTTCAACGCCCAGTGGGAGCGCGGGGCCGTCCAGTACAACGGCGCCGCGGGCGGCCGGGTGAAGGAGCTCGCGAGCGGCCACACCACGAAGTTCAAGACCACCGACTTCGCCAAGATCACCGCGACGGCGGGTGCCTCCGTCAAGGGCAAGAAGGGGCTCTCCACCCTGGTCAACGGGCTGGACGGCTGGTCGTTCGACTCGGAGACGGCACCGCACGCCCTGCCCGGCACCCGGACCCACTACGCGGCCACCGCCGGGAGGACGAACCGCTGGTCCGTTGAGGTGGAGCAGCTCGACGCCCAGGGCTTCGACGAGGCGTGGTACGTGAGCCCGGAGCGCCACTACCGGCCGGGCACGGCCCACAGCGTCACCCTCGGCACCGCCGTCCACTCCCCGCTGATGCACCAGTACGCCGGGGTCTTCCGCCGGGACGACGCCCTCTGGGCCGAGGTGCCGCTCTTCTCCGACAGCCGGGGCAACACGGGTGTTTCCGAGTTCACTTCGGCGAAGACCACGCTCTACCGGGGCACCACCAAGATCGGTGAGATCGCGGACGCGCTGCAAGGGGAGGACGGCTTCCACATCGGTCCGGAGGACGCCCAGTACACCCTGACCACCTCGGTACGGCGGGACCCGGCCGTCTCCTCCGTCGGTACCCGTATCGACGGTTCCTGGACCTTCCGGAGTGGGCAGACGCCTTCGGGGGAACTGGTGCGAACCCCGCTGTCCACCGTGCGCTTCGGTGCCCCGGTGGCGCTGGACGGCACCGTTCCGGCGGGCCGCAAGGTGACCTTCCCGGTCACCGTCCAGGGGCCGGCGGCCGGCAAGGGTCTGAAGGCCCTCGCGGTCTCCGTCTCCTACGACGGCGGCAGGACCTGGCAGCGGACGCCCGTCACCAAGGGCGGCGTCACCATCAAGAACCCGGCCAAGGGGAAGACCCTGGCGCTGCGGGGCCAGGTCGCCGACACCAAGGGCGGCAAGGCGAGCGTGACCGTGTACGACGCGTACCGCGGAAAGTAA